In Glycine max cultivar Williams 82 chromosome 10, Glycine_max_v4.0, whole genome shotgun sequence, the DNA window TGTTCTTCCTTTAAACCACTTTTTcacctctttctttcattgaacccccatttttgttcttccttgACACTCATCTTCAGACACAAGCTACTCGACCCCCTCATGTGCGTCGCTCAAAAATTCGCCATCATCAGCAAGACCTATGTCCTCGATGACTACATTGTCTTGGCGAAGATCCTCGACCTCGCCGTGGGCCGATAGGAGGTTTGAGAGAGTGGATGCACAACAGTGCCGTCATTGAAGAAGGGTTTGGTGTGGGGCGTGAGCAACAGTCGGGTTTGGGCTCAAAATCCCCAACTCGCAAAAAACTGACCACTACAAATACGACCCATCTCTAATTGTTTAGCCTTCAGATTATGGCGGGTCAGTTGAGTCGATTTCGAATGAGAATGAGTGGGTTTTGTCTAGGTTTGCTTCTTGTTTACAACTTTTTGAGGGGTCTCTTCAACATTTACTTTTACGATGCCATCGAATTAGAATGAAAGTGTATAATTGGTaataagagaagaaaggggGGTTTACTTAACAAACAGGGAGGTTTATTTAGCAAGAGCCAAGAGAGGGTGCAATAATTGGGCCAATAAAATACTTAGATAGGCCTGGCCCATGCCTACTTGGTTAGGTTTGTTCATGTTGCAAAGATGGTGAGTTACCCTGCTCTCTGTATTGCTCTCTGTTTTATCTCACTCAACTGGAGAAGCATAACTAATGTCAAATTATCATGCTTTCAGATTCTATTAGAGCAATATCTTCCTTAATATACTCTCCTTAAAAAGGTTAACATAAACAGACATATTGCATTAGTATCAGttggaaaaaagaaagggaTGTTAACCTCTAAACGACATTAACATCCTTATATAATCATTACATAAAACAATGTTGGAATAATTGACCTCTTAAGACTGCTGATGGACAGAACAAAATGACAAGTGGACGTGTACAATATGGTTGCATTCGGGCTTCCCGCCCAAAATTATCATAGCTTGCAAGAGCAGCCAGCAAATTTGAGCTCAGTTACGTAATAAACTACTTGACATTTGATCAAATTTCTCTTAATTGAGAGTACATTTGATGAAACTTTGAAAAAGATACTGATAAAGTATCAAAAGGATCACTAACTACTAATATCTCTTAGATTGGCTGACCTTTGGGAACAACTTGATCTTTGAGCCACATGTAAATTGGAACCAACACAAACCATGTGGCTGCCAAGGCACCCAAAACGAAGCGCAGTGCAAACACAAAAGGATTAACGGACTTTTCAACATCTTCTTCCTTTGGACCAAGCTGCAGAAAATTGTAGAAACCAAAGTCAATCAgcataattttcaaattcaagGGAATAATAATGTgaacttttttaaaacaattcacATATTCAATAAAACCTTAAATCCTATGACATTATGATGAATAGAAACATTTTGCAGTGAAGCAAGAAAACAGTGATTGGCATGGGCAGCAGTAGAAATGTTGGTGCTTTATTGGAAATCCAGACTCAACCAAAGTATTCACAGCATTCACTCAAAGAACCTAAAAGATAACAATCAGTTGAAACCCAGTACATTTGCTTGCCTATGTACAATAATTTAGTAAGCAAAAACTGTATTGTATCTTTGAACTTCAATTTATTCAAAGAATGAAAAACTTTACAAGTTGAAATGAAAGTGTGAAACTAGACCTAACCATGCAtgtaaatcaaaattgaaagtaACCAGTAAAATCAACCTCATTACTTTGTTCATCAAGCTCTGTacagttattttgtttttacttatAAATTTGGTTTATTGACACTTCTAAACAGTCAACCGTTTCCATGTTATACATCTTTTCCATACTACCAGTATACGACCCGGTCATCATCAAGCACAAGTGCACTGCAGCCAAGACAACTATCAAATATACTCATGATATTTAagagacatttttttaaaaagaaacctCACTGTCACCTATACACTACAGCACAGcatgaaatgaatttttatcttcaatttcaaGATACTATATTCATTTGGCAGACATGTTAAGAAAGACTCATTCTAACCACAGAAAGTAGTACTTTGTTCATAAGTGCTTGCTACATATACTTTAAAAACCATCACGATAGAGTTGCAATGACTTTGCAAGATTAAGCTACGCCTAATCGAATTTGGATCATCTATTTTCCTGGAGACATTAAAGTTTCATTTAGAAAGACAAAAACAAGTTTGTGCCAGTGTCCAAAAATAAACTTGGGatctaaatcataaaaaatgggATACACCCACATAAAAAATGGGATGTGCCAGTGTCCAATTAGGTGTCAACTTTGTTCGTGTTCAGTAAATCATAAAATGGTGGGATGTATCATTGCAAAAACAGACACACACCATCAAGGAGAGAGATAACTGATACGCTCACATAAAACCTGCCCATgattcaagttaaaaaaataataacatccCCCAAATAAAACAAGGGAAAACAAACATACAACCAAATATAGATAGATTAAGAAGCTGAGACGACAAATACCTGCAAAGGAGAATCTCCAGATGCAGGCTTAACACCGGTCACTGAACAACCCATAATCAAGCCATGTCGGCGAACACCACGGTACCATTTTGGGCCAATCCTTTTTAGTTGGACGTCCTTAAACCCTGCCTTCTGAAACCACTCAATATACTCTTCCTCCTTGGGGAAAAGCATCCAAACATCAGCAAAGAAACGTGACAACCAAAATGTAGGGTAGACCGGACCAATTAGACATGCCTTGGCTCCAAGTTTCAAAACCCTGTAAGCTTCCTTGATGCCACGCTGTGGATCCGGCCAGTATTCAATACTGAGAAACAAAAGCACACCATAATCACCTACTTAAAAGCAACCCATCGAGAAGTAAAGAATCATGTCTGGGATGTTGAAACTACAATTGTTAACTTCTTAAAATCACATCCGAAACATGGAAAATCACATGTGACATGTGCAATTAAACACACTATATACATCAATACACACATAAATGGCCAAAATGCAAAGTAACTACAAATTTATGTCACTGAATAAATTGAACACCTGAATAACAACAATGCAACTAAAACACAGCAATGCAAACTTGCCATCACATTCACACAATATCATCATCATGTAAGGACAGATGAAACAGCATAGAGCTGTACCTTCCCGCGGATACATATCTATCGGCATAATCGGTTCGAAAGGGGAGATCCTCGGCATCCCCTTCGATTATTTTGCATTCCTTGAGTGGTTCCTTCTGCTTGGCCTTAGCAAGCTGGTGGGGTGACTGGTCAAGAATGGTGACATTCTTGGCATCCACATGCTTGACAATACCAAGAGTGGTGAAACCGGTGCCGCCGCCGACATCGACGACAATCATGTTCCT includes these proteins:
- the LOC100806615 gene encoding 2-methyl-6-phytyl-1,4-hydroquinone methyltransferase, chloroplastic, which translates into the protein MASVMLSGTEKLTLRTLTGNGLGFTGSDLHGKNFPRVSFVATTSAKVPNFRSLVVPKCSVSASRPTSQPRFIQHKKEAFWFYRFLSIVYDHVINPGHWTEDMRDDALEPADLNDRNMIVVDVGGGTGFTTLGIVKHVDAKNVTILDQSPHQLAKAKQKEPLKECKIIEGDAEDLPFRTDYADRYVSAGSIEYWPDPQRGIKEAYRVLKLGAKACLIGPVYPTFWLSRFFADVWMLFPKEEEYIEWFQKAGFKDVQLKRIGPKWYRGVRRHGLIMGCSVTGVKPASGDSPLQLGPKEEDVEKSVNPFVFALRFVLGALAATWFVLVPIYMWLKDQVVPKGQPI